In one Nicotiana tomentosiformis chromosome 6, ASM39032v3, whole genome shotgun sequence genomic region, the following are encoded:
- the LOC138894216 gene encoding uncharacterized protein, producing MVFPLAKHSIDAFEILADSFIKAYAGARKVQARKVDILRNSQGESELRREFVIRFRKERILLPAVLDEWAAKAFTNDRQFSRGRFLPYERTDRRRNKGFQSSDRFAPDRRVDRGRSNMSLQEKEVPGAPDSTYPKLLDYNFNINQVELVSAMRFIKEARFLKPIRSDPSQRDPSLWCEYHGTHDHRTGDYRHLHKEVATLLKSGHLREFLSNRAKNKYARSRDNAEPSKIAEGLPQFTINIIFRGNEVNGVTFSAAKKTKISVTQNKRLREIAEDDIIFTEEEADILLLTHNDALVISLNVLDLTFKRVLVDLGSSANIIQWRVLERAKLTGILTTKLLASFNLTSVTTRGEILLPTHAEGVTKITLFEVVYGDMGYNVILERSWIHAMKVVPSTYHQLFKFSTLEGIK from the exons ATGGTATTCCCTCTTGCTAAGCATTCGATTGATGCTTTTGAGATACTTGCAGATTCGTTCATTAAGGCCTATGCTGGAGCAAGAAAGGTTCAGGCCAGAAAGGTGGACATATTAAGAAATTCGCAGGGTGAATCCGAGCTACGGCGAGAGTTTGTGATCCGATTCCGAAAAGAAAGGATATTGCTACCGGCGGTTCTAGATGAGTGGGCAGCAAAGGCATTCACGAATG ATCGACAGTTCTCTAGAGGTCGCTTTCTACCATACGAGAGGACCGATAGGCGTAGAAACAAAGGGTTTCAGTCATCGGATAGGTTTGCTCCCGATAGAAGAGTCGATCGTGGTCGGAGCAACATGTCGTTGCAGGAGAAAGAGGTACCAGGGGCACCAGATTCTACATATCCTAAGTTATTAGATTATAACTTTAACATCAACCAGGTAGAGTTGGTATCGGCAATGAGATTTATCAAAGAAGCGCGGTTCCTGAAGCCCATCCGATCAGATcctagccagagggatcccagtttatggtgtgaataccatgggacaCACGACCATAGAACTGGGGACTACCGACATCTTCACAAAGAGGTGGCAACATTGTTGAAGAGTGGCCATCTTAGAGAGTTTTTAAGTAACCGAGCCAAGAACAAATATGCCCGAAGTCGGGACAATGCGGAGCCTTCAAAAATAGCAGAAGGGTTACCCCAGTTTACTATCAACATAATTTTTAGAGGAAACGAAGTCAATGGTGTAACCTTTTCAGCAGCGAAGAAAACGAAGATATCAGTGACTCAAAACAAGAGACTCCGGGAAATAGCAGAAGACGATATCATATTCACGGAGGAGGAAGCTGACATACTTCTTCTGACACACAATGACGCTTTGGTAATCTCTCTCAATGTTTTAGATTTAACATTTAAGCGTGTTTTGGTTGATCTAGGaagttcagccaacatcatcCAATGGAGAGTTTTGGAGAGAGCGAAGTTGACAGGTATTCTGACGACAAAACTCCTTGCTAGCTTTAACTTgacaagcgtgacaacccgaggagagattttGCTGCCCACACACGCCGAAGGAGTAACAAAAATAACTCTATTCGAAGTGGTATATGGCGATATGGGTTACAATGTAATCCTCGAAAGGTCGTGGATACACGCGATGAAGGTTgtaccctcaacatatcaccaGTTGTTTAAATTTTCAACGCTGGAAGGAATTAAGTAG